From Plasmodium coatneyi strain Hackeri chromosome 7, complete sequence:
atgacttgttcataatttttttttttttttttttttacaaattatGCGTCCAGCGCACACACAAATTTGCACAGGGAATGGgggattttttctttccccttattttCCATTCGTTCGGGCACATTTTATAAAACATTTGGTAGGAATAGCACCTTCAGGGTAACAGCTTCGAGTAGCACTTCCACCCGCGCACATGTCCAAACTTTATTTGTCAAAAAATGTCCCCCACAGATGGTTTACgacattttcatcatttataAATTTTGGGCCACGTGCACAGGTGTGTCTCTCCAAAATGGGCGTATCATTCGTTTGGTCTCTTCCACCGGGTGGGTTAGTCCTTACCCAGGCACATGTGTCATATTCTCGCGGAGGCGTTGCACAAACAGATGATCGGAGTAATAATCGTCGTAAATTAAATTCCTGTTCTGGTACACATGTATAACACTTGTGTTGCACAACATCCCATATATGATGTTGTACGAAAAGATCATGATACCAAGTGCCatcagttttttttgttgcataTTTTCAAACATTTCATTGAATCTCCGATTGTTTAGCAGAATAGGTGGTATGTACGGCTTCAAATAATGCGGGAATATCAAACATGCCGCAATCAGGAcgtaaataaaaaggacgaaGCGGCATATAAGTCGGTAAATTAATGCCGCCTTGATGTTCCGCAAAAATATGACATACTTCTCATCACCAGTCCTACTGTTGTCTGCTTGGTAACTGTCGTcttcaaaatatatttccGTGTCCTCCCCATGGTTTAATAAatcgaaatatttttttatcctacTTAACACATAGTGAGATTGTCAggatttgcaaaaataaatggagATCTGATTGTCCCTATTTATGTAGGATGGGAGTGTGTCCTTTTGGACGAATAAAAATTCGTaactttcttttaaaaagttccTGTCTCCATGCACAACTTTTCCAGTGCCGTTCttcaaaatgatgaaatCGTAGCTTAAAAAGAGGAGCAACAATAATTTCAGGAATAATTTTAGGTAATACATTTTGGCTTCCACTTATGTGATGCGTGCTCCGACAAGGTTGCCTTTTCCCACGTCGTGGCTTGGTTCATTGGAGAAGGGGGGTGATGGCTTCCTTTCTGTAACGGttgtttttacttctttctcTGGTATAGCGATGGAATATATCTTTCCACTACCCCCTGGCGCAGCTGCTTGGATGACCTACAACTGGCTCTTATTCCCAACgcagttaattttttttttttttttttttttttttttgcttctttcgtTCGCCTTCCTTATTTTGACAGTGCTCACTTCAGAGGAGAAATCACACAAAGAGGGAATTCCAacggaacgaaaaaaaaaaaattgtacaaaattttgctcGTACAATTTACCCAATGGTTATcctttggggaaaaaaaaaattttttaaaaggagaagTTTTTTGCTACACCGAGTGAAACCTCTACTGGGTGTGTTTCACACGCTGCCGCTCGGGGCGGGACTTGTCGCCGCTCCTCTTCCaacgtggaaaaaatggtacatagagtggtggaaaaaaaagtaaaacaaaatgttacatagaatggtaaaaaaaatgtgtgaacaaACGCGAAAACAAAACGACGGGTAGATTGGCCTAGCTTGGCTCACTAAAATGAGCTCCCGCGCAACTCTCGTGTGCGGTGTGCGCCCTGTGCTGGGAAAAGTTGCTAGGGACGGGGGGGGAATTTTGCCCCCTCGGAATTTCCCCACTTTGCCACTTCGCCACTTCACCACGTCGCTATCTGGgttgttttatttattttttttttttcccctttcgctACAAAAACGCGGGGACATTAATTAAGTTGCGAAAATTGTCGAGAAAGAAATACGAATTgacgtttttcttctttatccGCGGGATGTACTCGATGGTGTTTTTGTTCAGGTTAAAATGAACTCTTTTTGTCACGCGTGATttggttttcccttttttcaaaatggtttTCTTGACcgtgccattttttctcttttccctGGTTTTCCCTTTCGCATCGGTCGCTACGCCTTTGCTCAGCGCGCTTTTGTTTTTGTCTTTGCCCTCTTGGCCTATCataggagtttttttttccatttttgactttttgttttttttagcCAATTTTGCCATTATATTTTGCTTCGCCAACTTGACCAACTTGCTCTGTTTGGCTAGCCTCATCATTTTGCCTTGTTTCGCTAGCTTGATCAATTTTCCCAGTTTggcaaaattttccatttttttccccttttttgccttcccCACCTTGgtttttactattttcttttttaccattcCTATGTGCATGTTCTTGTGATCCGCATCTGTAGCGGCATCACCCCTGTCTGCATCTCCGAGTTGTAGACATAGGTCGTCCTCCCCCTCGTCATTCGCCAGCAGGGTGTAGCACTGGTGTGCTTGACAAATTCGACTGCCGCTACCAGCAGAGCAGgcgttatttttcttcttcaagaGCTTGTTCACTTTtagcttcctcttctgtATGCACCCGCCCTGTAGCTCCGACTTGTCAATGGAATAGATGGGTAAATCCGACTTCCCCTTATTTTCAAGAATAATGTTCCCCGAAAAACCTCGTTTCCTCTTGTGGATAAAGTCTATGATCTTAAGTTTGTGTTTTGCTTCCCCGTCGATCGAGCTGCTTGCGTGTTTTCCATTGTGCATATTATCTCCTGCTCCGTTTCTGTATTGgcctttgttcttttttttttccttctttttttccatttcttttttgttcttcttggACGACGGCTTCCCTTGGCCCACAAAATTGTCCTCCATGATTATCGCTTCCCTCAtattggctttttttttttttttcctttttttttttatcgtcgAGGTTACCGTTTTCTTCTCGCTTTCGCTTCGGggccttcttcttccccgtCGTCGGGTCGCTTCGCATATCATTTCCCATATCTATTTCCACGTCACTTCCTATGTCACTTCCCATATCGCTCCCTATATCACTTTCCATGTCGCTGCTCAGGTCCTCCTCCGTTTCCCCCTCATCGCCCTCCTCGATAATCTCCCTGAGTCGGTTGAACTCGTTCGACGCACGGTCCCTTTTGGACCTCTTCTTACAGGTAGGCACATCATCCAACTGTTTCTCTCCACCCGTTGGGCCATCCCCAGGAGTGGTCAAATCGGAACCTCTTTCATTTGGAGagatttgttcttcctccccgGCGGGGGCAGAAGCGGAGTCCAAAGCGGGGGCGGAACCATTGTGCTCCCCCGTGGCCTCAAAGTTTTCCACAAAAATGGGCGTCTTTTGCGATCCACCCTCTTTGTCCTTATTGCCCTTCTGTTTGTTCTCCCCTCCTTCACCTCTCCCTGAAACAAAGGAATTGTAAAAACCCCTAAGTGCTTTAGTAGCATAAGGATTTTTGCACTTCCCAAGGTACCTGCAAATTCTCCTCTCCAGCATACTCTTCCCCACATTTAACTTCAAAAGGACGGAGAATATTTTATTCCTAATTACATCGactatgtgttttttttccgtcttgcaaattattttaaaaaaaaaatccatcagttggagaaaattctttatgtgtactttttcattttgatcCTTGGCctttaaataaaattggtttccaaaaaattctttaaaaaacgTATCGATGTGATTGTAAAAAACGTCATTTGTGTCGTCAAATATTTGGAgcattattttgttataCCTCTTGATGTAATCACTGCGCCATGAGTACCGATgtaggaagaggaggaactCTGCTTGGAAAActttgaataaaaataaatacttgTTCAAACGGTATAGGTCTAGGGAATCATACTTACTAGACATAACCCTTAAAAAGCTTTTCAAAAATTGGAagacgctttttttttcttcactgtCGTCTACCTCATCAATGtttcttaaaattttgcTAATTCTGCAAGCCGctattttttgctcttccgATGAGTAACATAGCCAGTAATAGTAAAAAAGTCCTTTGCAAATGTAGGACAAATTATGTCCATCCAGgggcacctttttttttttcaaataatcAGTCAGGACCTTTATTCCcgtgtcccttttttctttattcacGTGACACAGCTCAACAAATAACAGCTCAATTTCGGACTTCTccgtctttttcttccctctttttttattttcttccatttttctttctgtaggggaaaaaattaccgTAAATCGGTCTTGGTAGACTTCTTCCACTGGGGAGTGGCTACACTTACTGCCTGGACAAAGGGTGACCCGTAGGATCTACCTGCAAGACGCTTCACTTAACTGCAGGGGAAGTTTTACCCTTAATAAATTTGGTGCAAATTGTCCGCAAGCGGGTATAGATACGTACGCAAATACATGGCAAgcgcaaaaggggggacgACCCTGTCCCGTGAGGTGATTATTCTGATCTGCCTTCCGTTCTGCTGTAACCTCAACGTGAATGGTAATTGCTTTCCCTCCTCTGGAACTTTATGTCCTCACCTCGCATCTACCTTCCCCGTTGGAACCTGGAGCAGGTTCGAAGGAGAGTCAATTCTGGTTTCTTCACGAGGAAcagaaaaggttaaaaaatattgggGGCATATGACAGTACAGgaacataaaatataaaactgATGAAATTTCCCTTGAAGCCGCGGCAACGACataggaagaagatgaagggcggaaatataatatgctGAGTTGAGCAAATTTGTTTGCTGCTCCTTCTTAGCCTGcttcaaaaatgggaaaactTTCCCATATACTTCCACTTGTGCCTCCCAAGGAAAATGGTAGAAAACTGTGAAAAACGCTATGATTGTTCCTCTTGGTACAGAACCTTTGTTTGGTTTGCGCTTCGCCTCTCTACTTCGTTTCTGCGTCAGTTTCTACGTGAAGTTTTTTAATTGGGGATGGAAGGGGCTGACTTGGGTTAGCACTAATTAacatataatttaaaatggaaaaaattggaaaggaaaaattttgagaagaaatggttggaaaagaaaaagtaggaaaggaaaaagttcgAAAAGGAAACGTTGGGTATAAAATGCCTgcgaatttttcttctccccctcaAGCAGATTTTATATtggtttttaaaattgaaaaaaaaaaaaaattttttttttaatttttaattttaaaattaagaattttaaatatttttttattttttaaattattttttcaacccgttttttaaacatttttggAACAATTTCTTTGAATTATCATGTAATAAATCGCTTTTTAAAAACCCTCTTTAAATTGTTATTTTCCCCAACAACGCCGTAACGCAGTTTTTGacgcagtttttttttttttcgctttaaAATGCAGTTCGATTTGTCCACATagcataatttttaatttcctttaaATGGACGTCAAACCGCCTGCAACGCTCCTCCCGAACGctgagaggaaaaaacgaaaaaagaaaactctTCACCGATGTACTTCACGGATGTACTTCACCGACGTACTTCACCGACGTACTTCACCGCTGCATGATATGTCACTAATACCAGTGGGATGAATCACTACAAATGGCCACGGACGCAGCTGAGGAGACCACATAAAATGTCCGAAATGGCCAAAAGTCTTTTCCCCAGCTGCAGGATTGTACAGTCTGCACGGTGAAGTTGTTTAAAACCACAATTGAGTAGGCCGTCCaccaaggggaaaataaacaaatggaCTCGTGCCCCTCAGTCAGGTTAGGAGCGTGTATGAAGAGTGGGTTAGAAATGTAATCGTACACCGCTTTTCTGGGTGAATGGCCAAAAGgcgaaacgaaaaaaaaaaacgacataCCCCGAAAAACATTGCCGATGCgtcgaaaaagaaaaagacaaaggatgggaaatgaaaaaaaagaggtaggAATTATTCCTCCCATTGGTAGATCAGGACAGGGCTCCTGCACATCCTTCAGCACTAAGTCGGTGCATCTGCATGAGGAAAAATCCGGCAGATACATTATGTAGCCGTGTACACAGAATAATGTGCATAAGAAAAATAGGGTCCGTCGGGTCATGGAAAGCAAAGCAGTAGCGTCTCAATGCACGTCGTGAATAAAATGCCGAAAAAGTGTCTATACGTACgatttgtttttgttttttttttcaaagggggggaaattccaTATGGTTGCTTCCTCACACGGGTTGATAAGGACATAAGGTTGGCGAAAAACCCTAATGTTACTTTTCTGGTCCATTCTGTTCTACAACTTTTTGTGCACCCAAGTTGAAGTAGCCGAATTGTATTTACCCATACGTGGGGGTACGCTCTCCTGGTTATGGGctgacttcttttttttttttttttttttccgcacaTGCTTACCACAACAGTGTACGTTGCATGCACACATTGACTGACCCCCTCCCATCCCATCGCGCATACCCCAAAATggtaaaattattttttgccaaaaGGTAACCCATTTTATTCCAAACCATTTGATCTGTTCACTCGCACAAATGTGAACAATTCACAACTctgctaaaaataaaaaaagaaaaaggcaggCTCTCCATTTCACATCAAACTACTTCCAACTTACAACAAAGGAACGAATTTTCtcacttcccatttttcagCCAAAGCTGAGcggcatatgtatacaccaGTATATCACCATCCGTGCTGCAATGGGGGGTTAAAACACTACTGAGCGAAAGGGCATTCTCCTATTAGCCAACAAAAAGCAGCACAGCGCGGGGCTCCTGCCATGTGTACAGTTAACCCATGTACAATACCCTGCGGGTGATCACCtttggtaaaatttgttcctccACTTGGGTTCCATTCTTACGCCAACTCTTTTAACCTGTCCTTTCTGCGATTTAGGAATTTAGGCGTTTTGGCAGGTCGTTTCAGTCGTCACTTCAGTGCAACGCTTCACATAGACCGATCCGCGCCCTGACCCACTCCCAACAAGCGGGAAAAACATTCCCTATGTTGAATTATGGCCATTGTGCCTATCCCACATTGTTCGTAGTACGCACGGAGTTATATCCATCTCTCCCTAGAACCAATATTCATGCAAAACGGAACATCCCCCGTGGAAAAAAGTTAGCGGTTGCACGTTATACATCGTCATCGGAACCCCATCCAATGTGTAGGGGGAGAAATAGGGAAACAAATTAAggtctcctttatttttttttttattttttttttttttttccgctctTCTAACACTTAAGGGAGCTGCGTGCACCATACTGTAACATGGAATGGGGTCTGTTCTTTCCGCCCCCCGCCCCGGTTGAAGGGTCACGCGAAACTATAACCTGAATAGGGGGGATAACCAAATCGGATCACAATCGAGGCTGGAATAGGATGTTCCAATTTCCGTTTCTCTTTTCCGCCCCCATGTGCGCATGCTGAAGAGGCGTTTTCATTTCGCGcgtaaagagaaaaatatatacgcCACAAAGTGATAGCACCAAAAAGCGCAATAACGTATTTATTGcgcgaaaaggggaaaacaacaCCCCTCCACGAAGAGGTTCCCCAGGCGCATCTCACCCCCATGAAAGTCCTCTTAAGCCGAACCCGTTCGTAAAGCACAAAAAGTAGGAGACAAAGAAACGTCTTCCCCTCTTCACGTGAAAGCAATGCGTAAACTCCCACATGTGCACCCCCAAATCGCCTAAAGCAACAAAATGAGCAACaaaaagtggggaaaaaacctTCTCTATGATGACTATGAGGACGACTTAGTGGACTACGACAATTACGATGAGGAACATTACTCCGAGTTTGAGTGCGAAGAACGGACGGACATTCCTAAAAGGACGGGAAAAGATAACACCAAAGGGAAGGCACCTGGTAAGAAACCAAACCAGCAGGGTAAGGCCGCCAAGGTGAAGAAGCCAAACCGGCAAGATGAAGTCACTAAGGTGAAGAAACCAAACCGACAGGGCGAGGCCACCCAAATGGAGAACCAAAATGTCACTCCCTCGAACGCCCTCCAGATTGAGATCGAACCGGACAGCCAAGGCAACAGGTGCATCATGCTGAGCACGCTGAACATCCTGGTGCTGGGGCACATCGACGCGGGAAAGTCCACCCTCATAGGAGCATTGCTATACAACCTAAGCTACGTAAGCGAGCAAAcggtgaaaaaatatgaacatgtCAGGGAAAGTTCCAAGTATACCTTCATATTAGacgaggaggacgacgaaaGGGAGAGAAACATAActctttttaacaaaaagaaggaactcTATGTGTATTACACGAAAGGGGAATTAGAACAGGCCTACAATCGTGTGGTGGGCACtcaggggggaagcaaaaatggcGCCAAGGAAAGCGCCGACGGTAAGAACGTCATGCATGCTCCCCACACGGACAGAACCATGTTCGCcgatttttacaaaaacaaaaccATCCACAGCGATGTGCTCTTTTTAAGGAAAGTAAACATTTTTGACACCCCGGGACATAACGAACTGGTGACAAATTTGCACACGTGGAGCTTTTTTGCAGACTCCGCCATCCTAGTTGTAGATGCAAATAACAtttacaacaaaaaaaatgatgagacGTACAGAAACGTTTCCATTTTAGAAGCAGTAGGAATTTCTAACGTCATTGTAGCGGTAAACAAGTTAGACCTCTTCGATTATGACCCAGAGGTGTTCGAAGATATATGTAAAACGATAAAGTCTTTTTTTCAGCGTGCCAAAAGTGACagcatttacaattttgttcttAGTAATAACTTCTACGTGAAGGGTGGACATTCGAAAAAAAGCGGTTCTGCTGCTACGGGGAATCATGCACCATTTGAACCCAATTTAACCTTCATTCCCCTTTCTGCgtacaaaaatttgaacGTGGTTAAatttgaggaggaaaaaaggccaTTACTGAATAGCACCTTTAGCCTATACGATGAAATTAAGTACATGAATTTAAGGAAAGATTTATTTCGGCTAAAAGTGTGTGCAGAAATTCTGAGCGATAAAAAGACGGCTCTAACTTCTtactacaattttttcagcaATAATAACCTCTTTttgaataacattttttacaacttttgccaaaatgggaagggagACATAACAAATTCGGTGAAGAAATctccaaatgaagaagacaCATTTGTGGGAGTTGTCCAAGATTTAACAGAATCAAATAATATGATCAATGCGAATATTAAAGTATTGCATGGGTTtttgaaaagtaaaaataactACGTCTTATTACccgttggggaaaaaattacggtgaagaaaattgaaaaggacgCCGCTTTGTGTAAATACGTCAACATAGATGACCTTTGTGACTACCTAACCAATGCGAAGAATCTTCCTTTCATAAGGAAGGTGTTAGAACAAGAAGAGGCACCCAAAAAAAGTGACACCCCTGAGGGCAATGGCAATGATAGTGATACCCTTTGCAGTGCCCACAACGGACAAGACGAGTTCCAATCCTTTATGAGCATTTTACCCAAGATAATTGCATCGTGCCCCATCagcaaaaatgcacatataacGAACGACATCGTAGAAAACGTCTTCTTAAAAATTGACGATAACAAGATAAAGAACGGATCCGTTTTGGTAAATAACGTAACAACCAATTCACAAATAAAGAACGCACCTTATGGGGCAAAAAATACCACCTTTGCATGTAACAAGGTGAAAGTGTTAATAAAAGTGAACCAAGTTAAAATCCCACTGATCATAGGACGAGTGTATCTCCTATATTCCCTAAACTTTTCCCACAGCATAACCGTTCAAAATATTCTCTAtgtgtataaaaataaaagcagtTCCTTAAGTTATGACAGAGTAGcaggggggaaggacaaaTTACACGCCGAATGTAACGCAAATGATGTAACACAAATTattgatttaaaaaattatgtaaaaaatgggaacgtGCTTTACGAAAAGGtggataataaaaaatgcttacGTAGCGATGATATTGGCGTCATTGAGCTCCTCGTTAATGATAACTCATTCATGTGCGCACAACATTTCAGGCCCGAATTAAACTACTACATCTCACAGGACAACCCCTTTTTTAGCGTCTACGACCTTCTTTCATGCAGCATCTCGCCCCTCTCTCGCTTTATTCTCTctgaggaaaacaaaattgttgCCAGTGGTTTGGTGATAAGCGAAGCGTGagcatgtgtacacacatatatatatacatatgcatacatacacgCGTGTGCGCCCGCCCGTGCGAACACACAGAAACGCAACTGTACCGCGTTCACAGTAGCCCCCCATTCTCTTGTCCCCCCCGCTGCCCCTCCTGCTGGCGCAAGAATGCATCTGCGTTGTTACACAGGTGtacaaattgtaaaattaagtcaaatgggaataaatataaaaacaaagaagaaaaaaggtgcgCCATTGCAAAGATGCGCAGCGCACAGCAAATGTAAGCTTCCAAAGAGTTCAATTAAGAGAAACTCATAAGACCGCGCAATTGCTCTCCCTTATGTGTGTGTCACTTGGAAAGCACTACGCAAACAGCCAAACacggaaattaaaaaaaaaagaaaaaagaaaaaagatacaactttgtttattttttcaaaactaCGATGTGTGCTgacaaaaaaaggcatacacAAAAGCGCACAATTAAAtgatcccccctttttatttaccgTTTGAACAGTTTACCTAATTTATCACtaatttttgttctccccCCCCAATGCATACATTAGCTGACAGTGTtcgtacacatacatacatatatatgcttgtATGCGCATGGGCCGATGGGCTTTCTCTGCACCCTTTGAAAACTTTTAAGCCGTACCTTTCTGCTGGCgcaactttcctttttcagttCGTACAACCTTGCTTTAATCAGCTTCGCCCATTCGGATGGCGGAAGATCAATTTGGCTGGGTTCGTAGGGAAACATCGCGGCTCCTTCCACGCGAACGTGTACGTATGTATTTATGAGCCTGACGCATGAATATATTTACGTGAGAGCAAAAATGCAGtgccaaaaaatgaacacttgtttgaacatgtgcacatttgtacATGCCTATTTGTACATACGAAAGGCTCTCCTGCTTTGTGACGAATTGCCCATCGAATCACATCAACTGTGATATTTAAATAAGCACTTTAAAAATCACACCGCTGGGAAAACAGCCAATTATTTAAGGCAACATTTCGCGCGTTTCAAAtttagtagaaaaaaaaaaaaaaaaaatgcttttaTTCACACATGCTGAGAgacatttttacacacacgCATAAGTACCCCTCAATTGTGTCCAACCGAAAATGATGCATTTCAAAAACATATCACCGTGTAGACGATTATGTctgaaaagcaaaataacTG
This genomic window contains:
- a CDS encoding Selenoprotein gives rise to the protein MYYLKLFLKLLLLLFLSYDFIILKNGTGKVVHGDRNFLKESYEFLFVQKDTLPSYINRDNQISIYFCKS
- a CDS encoding GTP-binding protein codes for the protein MSNKKWGKNLLYDDYEDDLVDYDNYDEEHYSEFECEERTDIPKRTGKDNTKGKAPGKKPNQQGKAAKVKKPNRQDEVTKVKKPNRQGEATQMENQNVTPSNALQIEIEPDSQGNRCIMLSTLNILVLGHIDAGKSTLIGALLYNLSYVSEQTVKKYEHVRESSKYTFILDEEDDERERNITLFNKKKELYVYYTKGELEQAYNRVVGTQGGSKNGAKESADGKNVMHAPHTDRTMFADFYKNKTIHSDVLFLRKVNIFDTPGHNELVTNLHTWSFFADSAILVVDANNIYNKKNDETYRNVSILEAVGISNVIVAVNKLDLFDYDPEVFEDICKTIKSFFQRAKSDSIYNFVLSNNFYVKGGHSKKSGSAATGNHAPFEPNLTFIPLSAYKNLNVVKFEEEKRPLLNSTFSLYDEIKYMNLRKDLFRLKVCAEILSDKKTALTSYYNFFSNNNLFLNNIFYNFCQNGKGDITNSVKKSPNEEDTFVGVVQDLTESNNMINANIKVLHGFLKSKNNYVLLPVGEKITVKKIEKDAALCKYVNIDDLCDYLTNAKNLPFIRKVLEQEEAPKKSDTPEGNGNDSDTLCSAHNGQDEFQSFMSILPKIIASCPISKNAHITNDIVENVFLKIDDNKIKNGSVLVNNVTTNSQIKNAPYGAKNTTFACNKVKVLIKVNQVKIPLIIGRVYLLYSLNFSHSITVQNILYVYKNKSSSLSYDRVAGGKDKLHAECNANDVTQIIDLKNYVKNGNVLYEKVDNKKCLRSDDIGVIELLVNDNSFMCAQHFRPELNYYISQDNPFFSVYDLLSCSISPLSRFILSEENKIVASGLVISEA